In Ovis aries strain OAR_USU_Benz2616 breed Rambouillet chromosome 17, ARS-UI_Ramb_v3.0, whole genome shotgun sequence, the following proteins share a genomic window:
- the RAB36 gene encoding ras-related protein Rab-36 isoform X3: MRSSLTPLGPSVSRDRIISSFPKWYTPAACLQLREHFHGQVSAACQRGNTGTIGLRLSKVVVVGDLYVGKTSLIHRFCKNVFDHDYKATIGVDFEIERFEVAGTPFSLQIWDTAGQEKFKCIASAYYRGAQVIITAFDLTDVQTLEHSRQWLEDALRENEPGACFLFLVGTKKDLLSGAACEQAEAEAVRLANEMQAEYWSVSAKTGENVKAFFSRVAALAFERSVLKDLELRSSAPLQGWRDVHPRPRTTGGPPA; this comes from the exons ATGAGGTCCTCCCTGACACCTTTGGGGCCCTCTGTGAGCCGGGACCGCATCATCAGCAGCTTCCCTAAG tGGTACACGCCCGCTGCCTGCCTGCAGCTCCGGGAGCACTTCCACGGGCAGGTCAGCGCTGCCTGCCAGCGCGGGAACACGGGGACCATAGG GCTCAGACTCTCCAAGGTGGTGGTGGTCGGCGATCTCTACGTGGGCAAGACCAGCCTCATCCACAG GTTCTGCAAGAATGTCTTCGACCATGACTACAAGGCCACCATCGGGGTGGACTTCGAGATCGAGCGCTTTGAGGTCGCTGGAACCCCCTTCAGCCTTCAGAT CTGGGACACAGCAGGGCAGGAGAAGTTCAAGTGTATCGCATCTGCCTACTACCGGGGTGCCCAGG TGATCATCACGGCCTTTGACCTCACCGACGTGCAGACCCTGGAGCACAGCAG GCAATGGCTGGAGGACGCGCTGAGGGAGAACGAGCCGGGCGCCTGCTTCCTGTTCCTTGTGGGGACCAAGAAGGACCTGCTG TCAGGGGCCGCGTGCGAGCAGGCGGAGGCGGAGGCCGTGCGCCTGGCCAACGAGATGCAGGCTGAGTACTGGTCCGTGTCGGCCAAGACCG GGGAGAACGTGAAGGCGTTTTTCAGCCGCGTGGCAGCCCTGGCCTTCGAGCGCTCGGTACTGAAGGACTTGGAGCTGAGGAGCAGCGCCCCGCTGCAG GGATGGAGGGATGTCCACCCGAGACCCCGAACAACAGGAGGTCCTCCAGCCTGA
- the RAB36 gene encoding ras-related protein Rab-36 isoform X1: MRSSLTPLGPSVSRDRIISSFPKWYTPAACLQLREHFHGQVSAACQRGNTGTIGLRLSKVVVVGDLYVGKTSLIHRFCKNVFDHDYKATIGVDFEIERFEVAGTPFSLQIWDTAGQEKFKCIASAYYRGAQVIITAFDLTDVQTLEHSRQWLEDALRENEPGACFLFLVGTKKDLLSGAACEQAEAEAVRLANEMQAEYWSVSAKTEKALRQRPRPRRLWLHWFPCARADHTHGRRLPQPPTSLSLSILTREVGRCHHSCIFNAAAAKSLQSCPALCDPRDGSPPGSPVPGILQARTLENTLVMIKDRIP, encoded by the exons ATGAGGTCCTCCCTGACACCTTTGGGGCCCTCTGTGAGCCGGGACCGCATCATCAGCAGCTTCCCTAAG tGGTACACGCCCGCTGCCTGCCTGCAGCTCCGGGAGCACTTCCACGGGCAGGTCAGCGCTGCCTGCCAGCGCGGGAACACGGGGACCATAGG GCTCAGACTCTCCAAGGTGGTGGTGGTCGGCGATCTCTACGTGGGCAAGACCAGCCTCATCCACAG GTTCTGCAAGAATGTCTTCGACCATGACTACAAGGCCACCATCGGGGTGGACTTCGAGATCGAGCGCTTTGAGGTCGCTGGAACCCCCTTCAGCCTTCAGAT CTGGGACACAGCAGGGCAGGAGAAGTTCAAGTGTATCGCATCTGCCTACTACCGGGGTGCCCAGG TGATCATCACGGCCTTTGACCTCACCGACGTGCAGACCCTGGAGCACAGCAG GCAATGGCTGGAGGACGCGCTGAGGGAGAACGAGCCGGGCGCCTGCTTCCTGTTCCTTGTGGGGACCAAGAAGGACCTGCTG TCAGGGGCCGCGTGCGAGCAGGCGGAGGCGGAGGCCGTGCGCCTGGCCAACGAGATGCAGGCTGAGTACTGGTCCGTGTCGGCCAAGACCG AGAAGGCGCTGAGACAGCGGCCACGCCCCCGCCGGCTCTGGCTTCACTGGTTCCCCTGCGCCCGAGCTGACCACACACACGGGCGCCGCTTACCGCAGCCCCCaacgtctctgagcctcagcatcCTTACCCGGGAAGTGGGGCGATGCCATCACTCTTGTAtttttaatgctgctgctgctaagtcgcttcagtcgtgtccagctctgtgcgaccccagagacggcagcccaccaggctcccccgtccctgggattctccaggcaagaacactggaaaacACGCTTGTTATGATAAAAGACAGGATTCCCTGA
- the RAB36 gene encoding ras-related protein Rab-36 isoform X2, with protein sequence MRSSLTPLGPSVSRDRIISSFPKWYTPAACLQLREHFHGQVSAACQRGNTGTIGLRLSKVVVVGDLYVGKTSLIHRFCKNVFDHDYKATIGVDFEIERFEVAGTPFSLQIWDTAGQEKFKCIASAYYRGAQVIITAFDLTDVQTLEHSRQWLEDALRENEPGACFLFLVGTKKDLLSGAACEQAEAEAVRLANEMQAEYWSVSAKTGENVKAFFSRVAALAFERSVLKDLELRSSAPLQVGGGDLIRMEGCPPETPNNRRSSSLSCC encoded by the exons ATGAGGTCCTCCCTGACACCTTTGGGGCCCTCTGTGAGCCGGGACCGCATCATCAGCAGCTTCCCTAAG tGGTACACGCCCGCTGCCTGCCTGCAGCTCCGGGAGCACTTCCACGGGCAGGTCAGCGCTGCCTGCCAGCGCGGGAACACGGGGACCATAGG GCTCAGACTCTCCAAGGTGGTGGTGGTCGGCGATCTCTACGTGGGCAAGACCAGCCTCATCCACAG GTTCTGCAAGAATGTCTTCGACCATGACTACAAGGCCACCATCGGGGTGGACTTCGAGATCGAGCGCTTTGAGGTCGCTGGAACCCCCTTCAGCCTTCAGAT CTGGGACACAGCAGGGCAGGAGAAGTTCAAGTGTATCGCATCTGCCTACTACCGGGGTGCCCAGG TGATCATCACGGCCTTTGACCTCACCGACGTGCAGACCCTGGAGCACAGCAG GCAATGGCTGGAGGACGCGCTGAGGGAGAACGAGCCGGGCGCCTGCTTCCTGTTCCTTGTGGGGACCAAGAAGGACCTGCTG TCAGGGGCCGCGTGCGAGCAGGCGGAGGCGGAGGCCGTGCGCCTGGCCAACGAGATGCAGGCTGAGTACTGGTCCGTGTCGGCCAAGACCG GGGAGAACGTGAAGGCGTTTTTCAGCCGCGTGGCAGCCCTGGCCTTCGAGCGCTCGGTACTGAAGGACTTGGAGCTGAGGAGCAGCGCCCCGCTGCAGGTCGGCGGCGGGGACCTCATCC GGATGGAGGGATGTCCACCCGAGACCCCGAACAACAGGAGGTCCTCCAGCCTGAGTTGCTGTTAG